The following are from one region of the Halobellus limi genome:
- a CDS encoding heme-copper oxidase family protein, translated as MSAIPGDIETDTQPPMAIPLRHFLVGLAFLLAGALAGTLDPLGVLPGAITLAHVHLLLAGWVCVTIMGAMTQFVPVWSGTTLHSRLLSRVQLWAVTGGLAGFAVSLLGGRYAWLPLFGVLLLVGFWTFVYNVGRTLLGVRPWDVTERHFALALGFFLLVTTFGLVLAIGYTRPLLAGLPVSRGALRGSHATLAVFGAVLTTVFGALYQLGTMFTQTELHGTDRHLRRFEEAGYPIGVLLLAGGRLFDAVAVGRLGAILVAAGVGAMGVVLGRRLVETAVAWNPMLRRYAVAAAAMVAWAVLTVPAWYASPLDPRATFGSPAGTHLLLFGVVGFVVAGTLYHVVPFIVWVHRYSDRLGLEAVPMIDDLYDDRLARADLAALLGGTTALVLAEGLLAVGAVTDVSTALLLAGTASTVGFGLFAVNLIGTVRRHASGAVFSTDEGSVESKNDASTAPDDGGS; from the coding sequence ATGAGCGCGATACCGGGCGACATCGAGACGGACACGCAACCCCCGATGGCGATCCCGCTGCGGCACTTCCTCGTCGGGCTGGCGTTCCTCCTCGCGGGGGCACTCGCCGGGACCCTCGACCCGCTGGGAGTGCTCCCGGGCGCGATCACGCTCGCGCACGTCCACCTGCTCCTGGCGGGGTGGGTCTGCGTCACGATTATGGGCGCGATGACGCAGTTCGTCCCGGTGTGGTCCGGGACGACCCTCCACTCGCGCCTGCTATCGAGAGTTCAGCTCTGGGCCGTGACCGGCGGCCTCGCGGGGTTCGCCGTCAGCCTCCTCGGCGGCCGCTACGCGTGGCTCCCCCTCTTCGGCGTCCTGCTGCTCGTCGGCTTCTGGACCTTCGTCTACAACGTCGGCCGGACGCTCCTCGGGGTTCGACCCTGGGACGTGACGGAGCGACACTTCGCGCTCGCGCTCGGGTTTTTCCTGCTGGTGACGACCTTCGGCCTCGTCCTGGCGATCGGGTACACGCGACCGCTACTCGCGGGGCTTCCGGTCTCGCGGGGCGCCCTTCGGGGCTCGCACGCGACGCTTGCGGTCTTCGGGGCGGTCCTGACGACGGTGTTCGGCGCGCTGTATCAACTCGGGACGATGTTCACCCAGACCGAACTCCACGGGACCGATCGCCACCTCAGGCGGTTCGAGGAGGCGGGGTATCCGATCGGGGTCCTCCTGCTGGCCGGCGGGCGGCTGTTCGACGCCGTCGCCGTCGGCCGGCTCGGGGCGATACTCGTCGCCGCCGGCGTCGGAGCGATGGGGGTCGTCCTCGGTCGTCGACTCGTCGAGACCGCGGTTGCGTGGAACCCGATGCTCCGCCGGTACGCCGTCGCCGCGGCCGCGATGGTCGCCTGGGCCGTCCTGACGGTCCCCGCCTGGTACGCCTCACCGCTTGACCCGCGCGCGACGTTCGGGTCGCCGGCGGGGACGCACCTCCTGCTGTTCGGGGTCGTCGGGTTCGTCGTCGCCGGGACGCTCTATCACGTCGTCCCGTTCATCGTGTGGGTCCACCGCTACAGCGACCGCCTCGGCCTTGAGGCCGTGCCAATGATCGACGACCTCTACGACGACCGACTGGCGCGGGCGGACTTGGCGGCGCTCCTCGGGGGGACCACGGCGTTGGTCCTCGCCGAGGGGCTCTTGGCCGTGGGAGCGGTGACCGACGTCTCGACGGCGCTCCTTCTCGCCGGGACGGCCTCGACCGTCGGCTTCGGCCTCTTCGCGGTCAACCTGATCGGGACGGTCCGCCGACACGCCTCGGGCGCGGTGTTCTCCACGGACGAAGGCTCGGTGGAGTCGAAAAACGACGCCTCCACCGCGCCTGACGACGGTGGGTCGTGA
- a CDS encoding SDR family oxidoreductase, whose product MDLQLAGDAALVTASSSGLGKASARALAAEGANVVLNGRDEELLAAAVEDVRGDAAADATVLGHAADLTDADAVEALVRRPVDEFGGLDHLVTSAGGPPAKPFLETTDEEWDDAFDLLVKSVVRSVRAAEPHLRAGDGGTIVTIASISVKEAVDDLVLSNSVRAGVVGLEKTLSTELAPDVRANAVLPGTHETARVEELVERGVREGEYDSYEAGLDDWAGEIPVGRIGDPMELGRTVAFLSSPVSSFISGVALPIDGGASASNL is encoded by the coding sequence ATGGACCTGCAACTCGCCGGCGACGCCGCCCTCGTGACCGCCTCCAGCAGCGGTCTCGGGAAGGCCTCCGCGCGGGCACTCGCCGCCGAGGGGGCGAACGTGGTGCTGAACGGTCGCGACGAGGAGCTCCTCGCGGCGGCCGTCGAGGACGTCCGGGGGGACGCCGCCGCCGACGCGACCGTGCTCGGTCACGCCGCGGACCTGACCGACGCCGACGCGGTCGAAGCGCTCGTCCGGCGCCCCGTCGACGAGTTCGGCGGCCTCGACCACCTCGTCACGTCCGCCGGCGGCCCGCCCGCGAAGCCGTTCCTCGAAACGACCGACGAGGAGTGGGACGACGCCTTCGACCTCCTCGTGAAGAGCGTCGTGCGGTCGGTCCGGGCGGCCGAACCGCACCTCCGCGCGGGCGACGGCGGGACGATCGTGACCATCGCCTCGATCAGCGTCAAGGAGGCCGTCGACGACCTCGTGCTCTCGAACTCGGTTCGAGCGGGCGTCGTCGGCCTGGAGAAGACGCTCTCGACGGAACTCGCTCCCGACGTCCGCGCCAACGCCGTGCTCCCGGGGACCCACGAGACCGCGCGCGTCGAGGAACTGGTCGAGCGAGGGGTTCGGGAGGGCGAGTACGACTCCTACGAGGCGGGGCTCGACGACTGGGCCGGGGAGATCCCCGTCGGCCGCATCGGCGATCCGATGGAACTGGGCCGCACGGTGGCGTTCCTCTCGTCTCCCGTCTCGTCGTTTATCTCGGGAGTCGCCCTCCCGATCGACGGCGGGGCCAGCGCGTCGAACCTATGA